One Streptomyces sp. V4I8 genomic window carries:
- the cbiE gene encoding precorrin-6y C5,15-methyltransferase (decarboxylating) subunit CbiE, with translation MADRVTVIGWDGSPLTAAARSALGAATLVAGAAHHLALPEVPPAAERIRLGSVALAARRIAGHRGTAVVLADGDPGFFGVVRTLRAPEFGLEVEVVPAVSSVAAAFARAGMPWDDAQVVVAHRRTLRRAVNVCRAHTKVAVLTSPGAGPAELGLLLEGVHRTFVICEALGSEREGVTVVTSDKAADYTWRDPNVVIVIGGKVAAAEGGGWIAGRDPGAGPRGWTLPAESYGGLMGEGELEPLRAAQLTRLGPRVGDLVWDIGCGSGAFSVEAARAGAAVIAVDRDPQACARTEANARGFGVQLQTVHGTAPHALENLPEPDVVRIGGGGATVVSAVADRRPQRIVTHAATRDAAEIVGRDLSAHGYDVECALLQSVELDTRAWTERERSVAFLLSGVLPDRTA, from the coding sequence ATGGCCGACCGCGTCACGGTGATCGGCTGGGACGGCTCGCCGCTGACCGCCGCGGCACGCTCCGCCCTCGGTGCCGCCACGCTCGTGGCCGGTGCCGCCCACCACTTGGCCCTCCCCGAGGTGCCGCCCGCCGCCGAGCGCATCCGCCTCGGCAGCGTCGCCCTCGCCGCCCGCCGGATCGCCGGCCACCGCGGCACCGCGGTGGTGCTCGCCGACGGCGACCCTGGGTTCTTCGGAGTCGTACGGACCCTGCGCGCACCCGAGTTCGGCCTGGAGGTCGAGGTCGTCCCCGCCGTGTCCTCGGTCGCCGCCGCCTTCGCCCGGGCCGGCATGCCCTGGGACGACGCCCAGGTGGTCGTCGCACACCGGCGCACCCTGCGACGCGCGGTGAATGTGTGCCGCGCCCACACCAAGGTCGCCGTCCTCACCTCACCGGGCGCCGGACCCGCCGAACTCGGCCTGCTCCTGGAGGGCGTGCACCGCACCTTCGTCATCTGCGAGGCGCTCGGCAGCGAACGCGAGGGTGTCACCGTCGTCACCTCCGACAAGGCCGCCGACTACACCTGGCGGGACCCGAACGTCGTCATCGTCATCGGCGGCAAGGTGGCCGCGGCGGAGGGCGGCGGATGGATCGCCGGCCGCGACCCGGGCGCCGGACCGCGCGGCTGGACCCTGCCCGCCGAGTCCTACGGCGGTCTCATGGGCGAAGGCGAACTCGAACCGCTCCGCGCCGCCCAACTCACCCGGCTGGGCCCGCGCGTCGGCGACCTCGTGTGGGACATCGGCTGCGGCAGCGGCGCCTTCTCCGTCGAGGCGGCCCGGGCCGGCGCCGCCGTCATCGCCGTCGACCGCGACCCGCAGGCCTGCGCCCGCACCGAGGCCAACGCACGCGGCTTCGGCGTCCAGCTGCAGACCGTCCACGGCACGGCCCCGCACGCGCTGGAGAACCTCCCCGAACCGGACGTCGTACGCATCGGCGGCGGGGGAGCGACGGTCGTCTCGGCCGTCGCCGACCGGCGTCCGCAGCGCATCGTCACGCATGCCGCGACCCGTGACGCCGCCGAAATCGTCGGACGCGACCTCAGCGCGCACGGCTACGACGTCGAGTGCGCCCTCCTGCAGTCCGTCGAACTCGACACGCGGGCCTGGACGGAGCGGGAGCGCAGTGTCGCGTTCCTGCTCAGCGGGGTATTGCCCGACCGCACCGCGTGA
- a CDS encoding GNAT family N-acetyltransferase, which translates to MTSTFPNISISTERLVLRPLDEDDVPALAEMMNDEQVGAWTDVPQPYTEDRARTWITGYAPTEREAGRGLDLAVTEFLTQRLVGIVQLAKTNWHVRSTEMSYIIAPWARGEGYASEAALATAQWLLGDQKFERIELRTAADNTASQQVAQKIGCISEGVLRNACIAHVRTEDGTWTDVRTDFIVWSLLPEDLDGAGEQLADTGGFTSFGDWN; encoded by the coding sequence ATGACTAGCACCTTCCCCAACATCTCCATCAGCACGGAGCGGTTGGTGCTGCGTCCCCTCGATGAGGACGACGTGCCCGCACTGGCCGAGATGATGAACGACGAGCAGGTCGGCGCCTGGACCGACGTCCCCCAGCCCTACACCGAGGACCGGGCCCGCACCTGGATCACCGGGTACGCGCCCACCGAGCGGGAGGCCGGCCGCGGGCTCGACCTCGCCGTCACCGAGTTCCTCACCCAGCGCCTGGTCGGCATCGTCCAGCTCGCCAAGACCAACTGGCATGTCCGGTCCACCGAGATGTCGTACATCATCGCCCCCTGGGCGCGCGGCGAGGGCTACGCCTCCGAGGCGGCGCTCGCCACCGCGCAGTGGCTCCTCGGCGACCAGAAGTTCGAGCGCATCGAGCTGCGCACGGCCGCCGACAACACCGCCTCCCAGCAGGTCGCCCAGAAGATCGGCTGTATCAGCGAGGGCGTCCTGCGCAACGCCTGCATAGCGCACGTGCGCACGGAGGACGGCACCTGGACCGACGTACGCACCGACTTCATCGTGTGGAGCCTCCTCCCGGAGGACCTCGACGGCGCCGGGGAGCAACTGGCCGACACCGGCGGCTTCACCTCGTTCGGCGACTGGAACTGA